From the Solanum lycopersicum chromosome 10, SLM_r2.1 genome, one window contains:
- the LOC101258498 gene encoding uncharacterized protein has translation MPLSATMVGALLGLGTQMYSNALRKLPYMRHPWEHLLGMGLGVVAANQMVKWEAKSNEDLDKLLEKSRQANERRYFDEDED, from the exons atgccgTTGAGTGCAACAATGGTGGGAGCCCTTTTGGGATTGGGTACCCAGATGTACTCTAATGCCCTTCGAAAACTTCCTTACATGCGCC ATCCATGGGAACATTTGTTGGGTATGGGACTTGGTGTGGTGGCTGCCAATCAGATGGTGAAATGGGAAGCTAAGAGCAATGAAGATCTCGACAAATTGCTTGAGAAATCTAGGCAAGCTAATGAACGCCGTTACTTTG ATGAAGACGAAGACTAA
- the LOC101245994 gene encoding transcription factor MYB86-like, which translates to MGHHCCSKQKVKRGLWSPEEDEKLMRHISTQGHGCWSSVPRLAGLQRCGKSCRLRWINYLRPDLRRGSFSEQEERTIIDIHRILGNRWAQIAKHLPGRTDNEVKNFWNSCIKKKLIAQGLDPNTHNLLKNKSNNSTKKSNNYTHHIQDSTSIFTIDHTSTNKGITSMDLKSTFSPYCDNITYNHTPIVPNIEYQNPTFAWSEQINHNNTVITMLQSQTSDQRTRDSLLDFTSCCLMENAANINVSSYINENSMWNGTGLEPTTLNPINGQEEQEMQVVQLQGDQEFPIIKTKFCDDQEDVYKVVHDHDQTVEKTFNDSSNFDFEFMDSGLYTNVNSSMDQLSWDC; encoded by the exons ATGGGACATCACTGCTGCAGCAAACAGAAAGTGAAAAGAGGTTTATGGTCtccagaagaagatgaaaaactCATGAGACATATCTCCACACAAGGCCATGGCTGTTGGAGTTCTGTTCCTAGACTAGCAG GGTTACAAAGGTGTGGGAAAAGTTGTAGATTGAGATGGATAAATTACTTGAGGCCAGATTTAAGAAGAGGTTCATTTAGTGAACAAGAAGAAAGAACAATCATTGATATTCATAGAATATTGGGAAATAGATGGGCACAAATAGCGAAACATTTACCAGGTAGGACAGATAATGAAGTGAAGAATTTTTGGAATTCTTGCATTAAGAAAAAACTCATTGCTCAAGGATTAGATCCAAATACTCACAATCTCCTCAAGAACAAATCCAAcaattcaaccaaaaaatccaATAATTACACTCATCACATTCAAGATTCCACCTCAATTTTCACTATTGATCATACTTCAACAAATAAAGGGATAACTTCAATGGATTTGAAATCAACTTTTTCCCCTTATTGTGATAATATTACATACAATCACACTCCTATTGTTCCTAATATTGAATACCAAAACCCAACATTCGCGTGGAGTGAGCagataaatcataataatacaGTAATTACTATGCTTCAGTCTCAAACAAGTGATCAGAGAACTCGAGATTCCTTGTTGGATTTCACGAGTTGTTGTTTAATGGAAAACGCGGCGAATATTAATGTGTCATCTTATATAAACGAGAACAGCATGTGGAATGGAACTGGACTTGAACCAACTACCTTAAATCCTATCAATGGacaagaagaacaagaaatgCAAGTAGTACAATTACAAGGTGATCAAGAATTTCCAATTATTAAGACTAAGTTTTGTGATGATCAAGAGGATGTGTATAAGGTGGTTCATGATCATGATCAAACGGTGGAAAAAACGTTCAACGACAGCTCTAACTTCGATTTTGAGTTTATGGATTCTGGATTATACACTAATGTTAATTCTTCTATGGATCAACTTTCATGGGATTGTTAA
- the LOC101259294 gene encoding galactan beta-1,4-galactosyltransferase GALS3 translates to MTKEKERKMFVGIVWNCAAELKFILTAILFLFSLMTILQFMPIRFSTTCISVPSFDSVSVSISAINASTALPPPLENGVIKRAFNPFGSAAYNFILMSAYRGGINTFAVVGLASKPLHVYGKPSYVCQWIPNTNMHKPINVTGTKILPDWGYGRVYTVLVVNCTFPIPVRDGGKLLIHATTNGGGDSEFNSTDTFLALTESERDFTNFISTFNKPPKYDFLYCGSSLYGNLSPQRVREWLAFHVRLFGVKSHFVIHDAGGVHEGVMAVLKPWIEKGYVTLEDIRDQERFDGYYHNQFLIVNDCLHKYRFQAKWMFFFDVDEFIFVPKKSTIKSVVDSLSDYTQFTIEQMPMSNKLCLEEDRGKSYRKWGFEKLVYKDVKRGIRRDRKYAVQPRNVIATGVHMSQNTVGKTTHKTEGRIKYFHYHGTIAEHREPCRQLVNATTITVDQIPYEVDSTMRDIAGTVKRFELKMIGSTLQKTRQ, encoded by the exons ATGACCAAGGAGAAAGAGAGGAAAATGTTTGTTGGTATTGTATGGAATTGTGCAGCTGAACTCAAATTTATCCTTACTGCTATACTTTTTCTGTTTTCCCTTATGACAATTCTTCAATTCATGCCTATTCGTTTTTCAACTACTTGTATTTCTGTTCCATCTTTCGATTCTGTTTCAGTTTCAATTTCAGCTATTAACGCCTCCACCGCTCTTCCTCCGCCGCTGGAAAATGGAGTTATTAAGCGAGCTTTCAACCCATTTGGTTCTGCTGcctataattttatattgatgtCTGCTTATAGAGGTGGGATTAATACTTTTGCTGTTGTGGGTTTAGCTTCCAAGCCTCTTCATGTTTATGGAAAACCCAGTTATGTGTGTCAATGGATCCCCAATACTAATATGCACAAACCCATTAATGTTACGGGTACCAAAATCCTTCCAGATTGGGGATATGGCAGAGTGTATACTGTGTTAGTTGTAAATTGCACTTTCCCAATCCCAGTTCGTGATGGCGGAAAGTTACTGATTCACGCTACTACTAATGGCGGTGGTGATAGTGAATTCAATAGCACCGACACTTTTTTGGCTTTAACAGAATCAGAGAGAGATTTCACAAacttcatttcaacattcaataAACCACCAAAGTACGATTTCCTCTACTGCGGTTCATCCTTGTATGGTAATTTGAGTCCACAGAGAGTACGGGAATGGCTTGCGTTTCACGTTAGACTGTTCGGAGTGAAGTCTCATTTTGTAATTCATGATGCTGGAGGTGTACACGAAGGAGTAATGGCGGTGTTGAAACCATGGATTGAGAAAGGATATGTTACACTAGAGGATATCAGAGATCAGGAAAGGTTTGATGGCTATTATCACAATCAATTTCTCATTGTGAATGATTGTTTGCATAAATACAGATTTCAAGCCAAATGGATGTTTTTCTTCGATGTGGATGAGTTCATATTTGTACCTAAGAAGAGTACTATTAAGTCTGTGGTTGATTCGTTATCCGATTATACACAGTTCACCATTGAACAAATGCCAATGTCCAACAAGCTCTGTTTAGAAGAAGACCGCGGAAAATCCTACAG GAAATGGGGATTTGAGAAACTAGTCTACAAGGACGTGAAGAGAGGAATAAGAAGGGACAGGAAATACGCGGTGCAACCGCGCAATGTGATAGCAACGGGGGTGCACATGTCACAGAACACGGTGGGCAAGACGACTCACAAGACGGAAGGAAGGATCAAGTATTTCCACTATCACGGGACGATAGCCGAACACAGGGAGCCATGTCGACAGCTAGTCAACGCCACGACGATCACCGTTGACCAAATCCCCTATGAAGTGGACTCAACCATGAGAGACATTGCTGGAACTGTGAAGAGATTCGAGCTCAAGATGATTGGATCTACACTACAAAAAACTAgacaatag
- the LOC101258999 gene encoding uncharacterized protein, translating to MCSYKFKKQGGVVDISSQSISHINGRPVLQPYNNSHKKNNSCNVKISPSPKIKKVNVLDTNTSNEKSMTPKITKSSPPISPKIKPTIKKVKVDSKNTILGKDSSFMMVEVAASIAAATREQVANRQVQRKQRIAHYGRTNSPKLLSVAVDSTSREAKRCSFITPNSDPIYIAYHDEEWGVPVHDDNLLFELLVLTVAQVGSDWTSVLKRRQDFRDAFSGFDAEVVAKYNEKKIYSTSIEYGIELSQVRGVVDNSKRILEMKKQFGSFHKYVWGFVSNKPIRTQYKACNKIPVKTSKSETMSKDMVKKGFRYVGPTIIHSFMQAVGLTNDHIITCPRHAQCATQKQIAM from the exons ATGTGTTCTTACAAGTTCAAGAAACAAGGAGGAGTTGTTgatatttcatcacaatcaatCTCTCATATCAATGGTCGTCCTGTTCTTCAACCCTATAACAATtcccacaaaaaaaataattcatgtaatgtcaagatttcaccttctcccaAAATCAAGAAAGTTAATGTGTTGGATACAAATACAAGTAATGAGAAAAGTATGACACCCAAAATCACAAAATCAAGTCCTCCTATTTCACCTAAAATCAAGCCAACTATCAAGAAAGTGAAGGTTGATTCTAAAAACACAATCTTGGGCAAAGATTCATCTTTTATGATGGTTGAAGTTGCTGCAAGTATAGCAGCAGCAACAAGGGAACAAGTTGCCAATAGGCAAGTCCAGAGGAAACAGAGAATTGCACATTATGGAAGAACGAATTCACCCAAATTACTCTCTGTTGCTGTGGATTCAACTTCTAGAGAAGCCAAAAGATGCAGCTTTATCACACCTAACTCTG ACcctatatatattgcataccaTGATGAAGAATGGGGAGTTCCTGTCCATGATGATAA TCTGTTATTTGAGTTGTTGGTGTTAACTGTGGCTCAAGTTGGATCAGACTGGACTTCAGTCTTAAAGAGAAGGCAAGATTTCAG GGATGCATTTTCAGGATTTGATGCAGAAGTTGTTGCAAAATACAATGAAAAGAAGATTTATTCAACAAGCATTGAATATGGAATTGAGTTGAGCCAAGTTAGAGGGGTTGTTGACAACTCTAAAAGAATTTTAGAG ATGAAGAAACAATTTGGGTCATTCCACAAGTACGTATGGGGATTTGTGAGCAACAAGCCCATTAGAACACAATACAAGGCTTGCAACAAAATACCAGTAAAGACATCAAAATCAGAAACAATGAGCAAAGATATGGTGAAAAAAGGGTTTAGATATGTTGGCCCAACAATTATACACTCTTTTATGCAGGCAGTTGGGCTTACCAATGACCATATTATCACTTGTCCAAGACATGCTCAATGTGCTACTCAAAAACAAATTGCTATGTGA
- the LOC101246285 gene encoding uncharacterized protein produces MASSQVEIASSSPFGYVLNNRCCGTSTRDSNSFNQNFKNLVQSHLHSCKAFPSDSCENSQNNVDLFECKKTEFGGKNQESCGGGVSSLVRKWKDIETDSKSLNLVHNYENLGFVCDESCSIVMKSECGWESDDKTDISKDSDSDVKESERLGVADIIKKLKFDNGANVVAAAAVNGGSPLPRVRTSSIKDHSEGQRCNFSPVLSSPRFIRGRQAFSDLLLQMDRDRKRELEGLVERKAVSKFQQRGRIQALLRVRLIRHGAEIRGGHSVKNSASESNKSKHSAIMHLREKFNTVGQHGLAVSRNTSKEVAESIHESGSLPSTPNRQHKENSHRDFKSLRSHQRELGRSNSAKIGTGFSLHQQKEEDPLKGLVKERARLQPGVLADSICTSITLGDNTRDPSISKKVNLQKPRSPHKEVVDNKPKVENIAISNQLQEESHHEEVPEQVSPRNMAPSIQIGNRFSSHQQREGDRHKELVRERAEVQPGTASGEKAQDPCTAKEESHHKPRNNHKEVVDNNPKVGTFCISNQPREENHYEELCKKLNSRKMATSIQITNLSENQKEMAKKSEGSCILNQHDMNLTSLPSYTCQAQSLHDIPEKASRGNTSSEASHSNLLDFVEAGRPPKHRDENKQLPGTSDCTNPQSDLEEEATNQCLVESYSGSVSDYSLTTSGWDELQSNYQQDNEDWISYISRPRKEWEGLRQERYQEMLDPFSRNHDIQQLLHRKSVSVFLTSGLREQIDRIMVSRSQQLPNARISHVEKPVSAQVAEDEEEEVEQNGKEEVEVEWGYNDDSEDDSIPSRPQYDEPEALILQNTSSQSWNTNPYQEVTDDSYHFPSPSSLQSQSSNIYSQPCSSSTGHPSTEMELIYEMRGHMEQLHQEIFEIRRSMKSCMNMQMKLQHSIKQDVAAAISQLGQKSIGNSDKKGSNKGKCCICYEEPVDSLLYRCGHMCTCFLCAHELISGIGKCPICQAPIMDVVRAYAHS; encoded by the exons ATGGCTTCTTCACAAGTAGAAATTGCCTCCTCTTCTCCATTTGGCTATGTTCTTAATAATAGATGTTGTGGTACTAGTACTAGAGATTCCAATTctttcaaccaaaatttcaagaatttgGTTCAATCCCATTTGCATTCTTGTAAAGCTTTTCCATCTGATTCTTGTGAGAATTCGCAAAACAATGTTGATTTATTCGAATGCAAAAAAACAGAATTTGGTGGCAAGAATCAAGAAAGTTGTGGTGGGGGTGTTTCTTCTCTTGTTagaaaatggaaagatattGAAACAGATTCGAAAAGTTTGAATTTGGTTCATAATTATGAGAATTTGGGATTTGTGTGTGATGAGTCTTGTTCAATTGTGATGAAAAGTGAATGTGGTTGGGAATCAGATGATAAAACAGATATAAGTAAAGATTCTGATTCTGATGTTAAAGAAAGTGAGAGGTTGGGAGTTGCTGATATAATCAAGAAACTCAAATTTGATAATGGTGCTaatgttgttgctgctgctgctgtcAATGGTGGATCACCGTTGCCTCGTGTTAGGACATCATCAATAAAGGATCATTCAGAAGGACAGAGGTGTAACTTTTCACCGGTTTTGAGTTCACCTCGATTCATCAGGGGGCGCCAGGCATTCAGTGATTTGCTCCTGCAAATGGATCGCGATAGGAAGAGGGAACTTGAAGGTCTTGTGGAACGTAAGGCGGTTTCCAAGTTCCAACAAAGAGGCAGAATTCAG GCTTTGCTTCGAGTTAGACTCATACGACATGGTGCAGAAATTAGAGGAGGCCATTCAGTGAAGAACTCGGCGTCTGAATCAAATAAATCGAAACATTCTGCAATTATGCATCTCAG GGAAAAGTTCAATACAGTAGGACAGCATGGTCTTGCTGTCTCAAGAAACACCTCAAAAGAAGTAGCAGAAAGCATCCATGAGAGCGGAAGCCTCCCTTCCACACCAAATCGACAACATAAAGAGAACAGTCATAGGGACTTTAAAAGCTTAAGAAGCCACCAAAGAGAACTAGGTCGTAGTAACTCTGCGAAAATAGGAACTGGATTTTCATTACATCAGCAGAAAGAAGAGGATCCCCTTAAGGGGCTTGTGAAGGAGAGAGCACGACTGCAGCCTGGTGTACTAGCCGACTCAATATGTACCTCTATAACATTGGGAGATAACACTCGAGACCCTAGCATATCTAAAAAAGTGAATCTTCAGAAACCAAGAAGCCCCCATAAAGAGGTTGTAGATAACAAaccaaaagttgaaaatattgcTATTTCCAATCAGCTACAAGAAGAGAGTCATCATGAGGAAGTACCCGAGCAAGTAAGCCCCAGGAACATGGCGCCTAGCATACAAATTGGAAACAGATTTTCATCACATCAGCAGAGAGAAGGGGATCGACATAAGGAGCTTGTCAGGGAGAGAGCTGAAGTGCAGCCTGGTACAGCATCAGGAGAAAAGGCTCAAGACCCCTGCACAGCTAAAGAAGAGAGTCATCATAAACCAAGAAACAACCATAAAGAGGTGGTAGATAACAACCCAAAGGTTGGAACTTTTTGTATATCCAATCAACCGCGTGAAGAGAATCATTATGAGGAATTATGTAAGAAATTGAACTCGAGAAAGATGGCAACCAGCATACAAATTACTAACTTGTCCGAAAATCAGAAGGAGATGGCAAAAAAATCAGAAGGTTCTTGTATATTAAATCAACATGACATGAACCTTACCAGCTTACCGAGCTATACTTGTCAAGCACAGAGCTTACATGATATCCCTGAAAAAGCTAGTAGGGGAAACACAAGTTCCGAAGCTAGCCATAGCAACTTGTTGGATTTTGTAGAGGCAGGAAGACCTCCTAAGCATAGAGACGAGAACAAGCAACTTCCAGGGACTAGTGATTGCACGAATCCTCAAAGCGACCTGGAGGAGGAAGCAACCAACCAGTGTCTAGTTGAAAGTTACAGTGGCTCGGTAAGTGATTATTCCCTCACAACTAGTGGATGGGATGAACTGCAGTCTAACTATCAGCAAGACAATGAAGACTGGATAAGTTATATTTCTCGTCCACGGAAAGAATGGGAAGGTCTCAGGCAAGAAAGATACCAAGAGATGCTTGATCCTTTCTCACGCAATCATGACATACAACAACTTCTTCACCG GAAAAGTGTTTCAGTGTTTCTTACGAGTGGTTTGAGAGAGCAAATTGATCGAATTATGGTGTCTCGCTCACAACAACTACCAAATGCAAGGATCAGCCATGTTGAGAAACCAGTATCAGCACAAGTGGCTGAAGATGAGGAGGAGGAAGTGGAACAGAATGGCAAAGAAGAAGTAGAAGTAGAATGGGGCTATAACGATGACTCTGAAGATGACAGTATCCCGAGCAGACCACAATACGATGAACCTGAAGCATTAATTCTTCAGAATACATCTTCACAGTCATGGAACACAAATCCATACCAGGAAGTTACTGATGACTCTTATCACTTCCCGTCTCCTTCTTCACTGCAATCTCAATCGTCTAATATATACTCCCAACCATGTTCTTCCTCCACCGGACATCCTTCAACT GAAATGGAACTCATATATGAAATGAGAGGACATATGGAGCAACTCCACCAAGAGATTTTTGAAATACGAAGATCTATGAAGAGTTGTATGAACATGCAAATGAAGTTACAACATTCGATTAAGCAGGACGTTGCAGCTGCAATCAGTCAGTTAG GTCAAAAGAGCATTGGGAATTCAGATAAAAAGGGTTCAAACAAAGGAAAATGTTGTATTTGCTATGAGGAGCCAGTTGATTCTCTTCTTTACAG ATGTGGACATATGTGCACCTGTTTCTTGTGTGCACATGAATTGATTTCTGGTATTGGAAAATGTCCGATATGCCAAGCTCCAATAATGGATGTAGTGCGTGCATATGCTCATTCATAA